Proteins encoded together in one Cicer arietinum cultivar CDC Frontier isolate Library 1 chromosome 4, Cicar.CDCFrontier_v2.0, whole genome shotgun sequence window:
- the LOC101503200 gene encoding SUMO-conjugating enzyme UBC9-like has product MASKRILKELKDLQKDPPTSCSAGPVAEDMFHWQATIMGPPDSPYTGGVFLVTIHFPPDYPFKPPKVAFRTKVFHPNINSNGSICLDILKEQWSPALTISKVLLSICSLLTDPNPDDPLVPEIAHMYKTDRNKYESTARSWTQKYAMG; this is encoded by the exons ATGGCTTCGAAGCGGATCTTGAAAGAACTCAAGGATTTGCAGAAGGATCCTCCAACTTCATGCAGCGCtg GTCCTGTTGCTGAAGATATGTTTCATTGGCAAGCGACAATTATGGGTCCTCCAGACAGTCCTTATACTGGAGGTGTTTTCCTAGTCACTATTCATTTCCCTCCAGATTATCCCTTTAAGCCACCCAAG GTTGCATTCAGGACAAAGGTATTTCACCCAAACATCAATAGCAATGGAAGCATTTGCCTTGATATATTAAAGGAGCAGTGGAGCCCTGCTCTGACCATTTCCAAG GTGTTGCTCTCGATTTGTTCCCTGTTGACGGACCCAAATCCTGATGATCCTTTGGTTCCAGAAATTGCCCACATGTACAAGACAGACAGGAACAAGTATGAGTCAACTGCAAGAAGCTGGACCCAGAAATATGCCATGGGTTAA